The Bryobacteraceae bacterium genome includes a window with the following:
- the glyS gene encoding glycine--tRNA ligase beta subunit, with protein MTERLPLLFEIGVEEIPHWMIAPALGEMEKLFRSLCAENRIETGPLRLDATPRRLVLRAEGLPARQDDREELVMGPPKAAGEGAAQGFARKNGVTLAELRVETTPKGEYFALLKKMEGRPVIGILAEILPELIRRIPWPKTMYWTGKGGPLFIRPMRWIAALFGDQVVEFEYAGVRSGALSCGHRRLGAKEIVFDHATYEERLEKNGVILSAEKRRHRIEAGVKKLLRGTGLEWVRDEALLGDIVYLTEYPTPVLGRFDERFLELPREVLTTVMRHHQRYFTVQDGEGRLAPRFIAVMNMKADRKGYVVKGNERVLEARFTDARFFWEVDRQRTLASRMDGLAQVTFQAKLGSYRDKTLGIVLTARRLAGWLGLDLELAERAARLCKVDLMTEMVKEFPELQGVMGGLYARADGEPEEVAQAIYDHYLPQSMEDPIPRTVYGRILSLADKLDTLEGCFGIGLIPSGSKDPFGLRRAAQGVVKVLVEGRLHVDLKRAVEEGMAATARLFPECGPAQTQALWEFLLDRIRYYFREVRGFAYDEVNAALAGDWKTLPDLEARLYALKLVRQTENFEPLAASFKRIRNILRQAAWERGDVRPERLEAAEEKTLYEEAQRVLGEVEKLRASGDYIRILQAVATLRPAVDAFFDKVLVNAPDEGVRANRLALLGRLLNEVSSIADFSEIVTTTTTE; from the coding sequence ATGACGGAGCGTCTGCCCCTTCTGTTCGAAATCGGCGTGGAGGAGATCCCGCACTGGATGATCGCGCCGGCGCTGGGAGAGATGGAGAAACTGTTCCGGTCGCTGTGCGCGGAGAACCGGATCGAAACCGGACCGTTACGGCTGGACGCCACGCCCCGGCGGCTGGTTCTGCGGGCCGAAGGGCTGCCCGCGCGGCAGGACGACCGGGAAGAGCTGGTGATGGGGCCGCCGAAGGCCGCCGGCGAGGGAGCGGCGCAGGGATTCGCGCGGAAAAACGGCGTGACTCTGGCGGAATTGCGGGTGGAAACGACGCCAAAAGGCGAATATTTCGCCCTTTTGAAAAAAATGGAAGGCCGCCCGGTGATCGGCATTCTGGCCGAAATTCTGCCGGAACTGATCCGGAGAATTCCGTGGCCCAAGACGATGTACTGGACCGGCAAAGGCGGCCCGCTGTTTATCCGGCCGATGCGCTGGATTGCGGCGCTGTTCGGCGACCAGGTCGTGGAGTTCGAGTATGCCGGCGTGCGTTCGGGCGCGCTGAGCTGCGGCCACCGGCGGCTGGGCGCAAAGGAGATCGTGTTCGATCACGCCACGTACGAGGAACGGCTTGAGAAGAACGGCGTCATCCTGAGCGCGGAGAAGCGGCGGCATCGGATCGAGGCGGGCGTGAAGAAGCTGCTGCGCGGCACGGGTCTCGAGTGGGTGCGGGACGAAGCGCTGCTCGGCGACATCGTCTACCTGACCGAGTATCCGACGCCGGTCCTGGGGCGCTTCGACGAGCGGTTTCTGGAGCTGCCGCGCGAGGTGCTGACCACGGTGATGCGGCATCACCAGCGCTACTTCACGGTGCAGGACGGCGAGGGCAGGCTGGCGCCGCGGTTCATCGCCGTGATGAACATGAAGGCGGACCGCAAGGGCTACGTGGTGAAGGGAAACGAGCGGGTGCTCGAGGCTCGGTTCACGGATGCGCGCTTCTTCTGGGAGGTCGACCGGCAGCGGACGCTGGCCAGCCGCATGGACGGGCTGGCGCAGGTGACGTTCCAGGCGAAGCTCGGCTCGTACCGGGACAAGACGCTCGGCATCGTGCTGACGGCGCGGAGGCTGGCCGGATGGCTCGGGCTGGACCTGGAGCTGGCCGAGCGGGCGGCGCGGCTGTGCAAGGTCGATCTGATGACCGAAATGGTCAAAGAGTTCCCCGAGCTGCAGGGCGTGATGGGCGGGCTCTATGCGCGCGCCGACGGAGAGCCGGAAGAGGTGGCGCAGGCCATCTACGACCACTATCTGCCGCAGAGCATGGAAGATCCGATTCCGCGCACCGTGTACGGACGGATCCTGTCGCTGGCCGACAAGCTGGACACGCTGGAAGGCTGCTTCGGCATCGGGCTGATCCCGAGCGGCTCGAAAGATCCGTTCGGGCTGCGGCGGGCGGCGCAGGGCGTGGTGAAAGTGCTGGTGGAGGGGCGTCTGCACGTGGATCTGAAGCGCGCGGTGGAAGAAGGCATGGCGGCGACCGCGCGGCTGTTTCCCGAATGCGGTCCCGCGCAGACGCAGGCGCTGTGGGAGTTCCTGCTGGATCGCATCCGCTACTACTTCCGCGAGGTGCGGGGTTTCGCCTACGACGAGGTGAATGCCGCGCTGGCCGGCGACTGGAAGACGCTGCCGGATCTGGAGGCGCGTCTGTACGCGCTGAAGCTGGTGCGGCAGACGGAGAACTTCGAGCCGCTGGCGGCCAGTTTCAAGCGGATCCGCAACATCCTGAGGCAGGCGGCGTGGGAGCGCGGCGATGTCCGGCCGGAGCGGCTGGAGGCGGCGGAAGAGAAGACCCTGTATGAGGAGGCGCAGCGGGTGCTGGGCGAAGTGGAGAAGCTGCGCGCCTCCGGGGATTACATCCGGATCCTGCAGGCGGTGGCCACGCTGCGGCCCGCCGTGGATGCGTTTTTCGACAAGGTGCTGGTGAACGCGCCTGATGAAGGGGTGCGCGCCAACCGGCTGGCCCTGCTGGGCCGGCTGCTGAACGAGGTTTCTTCGATCGCCGATTTCTCGGAGATCGTGACGACGACAACGACCGAATGA
- a CDS encoding pyruvate, phosphate dikinase, giving the protein MKKYVYFFGGDLTEGNGKMRDELGGKGAGLAEMCRAGVPVPGGFTITTEVCNIFFDNDKKVPPEVDEQIWQALEKLEKYMGKKLGDPADPLLVSVRSGAKFSMPGMMNTILNLGLNDQSVEGLAAKTGNPRFAYDCYRRFIQMFGEVAFGVEMEHFDHVWDEAKRKKGVKLDTELDANDLKKIVAEFKKIFRKYAKRDFPQDPKEQLMLARNAVFMSWWSPKASYYRKMEKISDRLGTACNIQAMVFGNMGDTSCTGVGFTRDPGTGEKVFYGEFLVNAQGEDVVAGIRTPQPISELKAWNPAVYDQLLEITSMLERHYKDMQDFEFTVQEGKLWMLQTRNGKRTGPAAVKIAVDMVEEGLIDEKTAVMRVAPAQLDQLLHPVFDPASLKKLTKLAQGIDASPGAAVGRLAFTSDDAVTMSQKGPVILIRKETTPDDIHGMDAAKGILTAVGGKSSHAAVVARGMGVPCVVGCGAIHINERAKSAVVDVNGKKVTIKEGDWVSIDGTTGAVYQGQAMTKEPDPHSPVFAKFMAMADKFRGKFGVRANADIPRDAKAAREFGAEGIGLCRTEHMFFAEDRLPHVQAMILADNEKDRRKALARLLPMQRKDFAGLFEVMDGYPVVIRTLDPPLHEFVPKREELMVDIAKLPTADAKTKREMLARYKNFVKDVKSLKTELPKLLHRVEQLHEFNPMLGHRGCRLGITYPEITEMQARAIFEAVVQVAKKGKKVIPEVMIPLIGSVEELQHQKEIVKRVAEEVLEKAGMKNQKYLIGTMIEIPRAALTADRVAQEAEFFSFGTNDLTQTTLGLSRDDYTKFSKDYEEKKIFKADPFAVIDREGVGKLIQMAVEQGRKTRPDLEVGICGEHGGEPSSVEFCYNIGMDYVSCSPYRVPIARLAAAQAAIAKESGLAGETSRTA; this is encoded by the coding sequence ATGAAAAAATACGTCTATTTCTTCGGCGGGGACCTGACCGAAGGCAATGGCAAGATGCGCGACGAGCTCGGCGGCAAGGGCGCAGGCCTCGCCGAGATGTGCCGCGCGGGCGTGCCCGTGCCAGGCGGGTTCACGATCACGACCGAGGTGTGCAACATCTTCTTCGACAACGACAAGAAGGTGCCTCCCGAGGTTGACGAGCAGATCTGGCAGGCGCTGGAGAAGCTCGAGAAATACATGGGCAAGAAGCTGGGCGACCCGGCGGACCCGCTGCTGGTGAGCGTGCGGTCGGGCGCGAAGTTCTCGATGCCCGGCATGATGAACACGATCCTGAACCTCGGCCTCAACGACCAGAGCGTCGAGGGGCTGGCGGCCAAGACCGGCAATCCGCGGTTCGCCTACGACTGCTACCGCCGCTTCATCCAGATGTTCGGCGAAGTCGCTTTCGGTGTCGAAATGGAGCACTTCGACCATGTCTGGGACGAGGCGAAGAGGAAGAAGGGCGTGAAGCTGGACACCGAGCTGGACGCCAACGATCTGAAGAAAATCGTCGCCGAATTCAAGAAGATTTTCCGGAAATACGCCAAGCGCGATTTCCCGCAGGACCCGAAAGAGCAGCTCATGCTGGCGCGCAACGCCGTGTTCATGAGCTGGTGGTCGCCGAAGGCGTCCTACTACCGGAAGATGGAGAAGATCAGCGACCGGCTGGGGACGGCCTGCAACATCCAGGCGATGGTGTTCGGCAACATGGGCGACACCTCGTGCACGGGCGTGGGCTTCACGCGCGACCCCGGAACGGGCGAGAAGGTCTTCTACGGCGAGTTCCTCGTCAACGCGCAGGGCGAGGACGTCGTGGCCGGCATCCGCACCCCGCAGCCGATCAGCGAACTGAAGGCCTGGAACCCCGCCGTCTACGACCAGCTGCTTGAGATCACGAGCATGCTGGAGCGGCACTACAAGGACATGCAGGACTTCGAGTTCACCGTCCAGGAAGGCAAGCTGTGGATGCTGCAGACGCGCAACGGCAAGCGCACGGGCCCGGCGGCGGTGAAGATCGCGGTGGACATGGTCGAGGAAGGGCTGATCGACGAGAAGACCGCCGTGATGCGCGTGGCGCCGGCGCAGCTCGACCAGCTGCTGCATCCGGTCTTCGACCCGGCGTCGCTGAAGAAGCTGACCAAGCTGGCGCAGGGCATCGACGCATCGCCGGGCGCGGCGGTCGGCCGGCTCGCGTTTACGTCCGATGACGCGGTCACGATGTCGCAGAAGGGCCCGGTGATCCTGATCCGGAAAGAGACGACCCCGGACGACATCCACGGCATGGACGCGGCCAAGGGCATCCTGACCGCGGTGGGCGGCAAGAGCTCGCACGCAGCCGTGGTGGCGCGCGGCATGGGCGTGCCCTGCGTGGTGGGCTGCGGCGCCATCCATATCAACGAGCGGGCCAAGAGCGCCGTTGTGGATGTGAACGGCAAGAAGGTGACCATCAAGGAAGGCGACTGGGTCTCCATCGACGGCACTACGGGCGCTGTTTACCAGGGCCAGGCGATGACCAAGGAGCCGGATCCGCACTCGCCGGTGTTCGCGAAGTTCATGGCGATGGCGGACAAGTTCCGCGGCAAGTTCGGCGTGCGGGCCAATGCCGACATTCCGCGCGATGCGAAGGCGGCGCGCGAATTCGGCGCCGAGGGCATCGGGCTGTGCCGCACCGAGCATATGTTCTTCGCCGAGGACCGGCTGCCGCACGTGCAGGCCATGATCCTCGCCGATAACGAGAAAGACCGCCGCAAGGCTCTGGCCAGGCTGCTGCCGATGCAGCGGAAGGACTTCGCCGGACTGTTCGAGGTGATGGACGGCTATCCGGTGGTGATCCGCACGCTCGACCCGCCGCTGCACGAGTTCGTGCCGAAGCGCGAGGAGCTGATGGTCGACATCGCCAAGCTTCCGACTGCGGACGCCAAGACGAAGCGCGAGATGCTGGCGCGGTACAAGAACTTCGTGAAGGACGTCAAGAGCCTGAAGACGGAGCTGCCGAAGCTGCTGCACCGGGTGGAACAGCTGCATGAGTTCAACCCGATGCTCGGTCACCGCGGCTGCCGCCTGGGCATCACCTATCCGGAGATCACCGAGATGCAGGCGCGGGCGATCTTCGAGGCCGTGGTGCAGGTGGCGAAGAAGGGCAAGAAGGTCATCCCCGAGGTCATGATCCCGCTGATCGGCAGCGTGGAAGAGCTGCAGCATCAGAAAGAGATCGTGAAGCGGGTGGCCGAAGAGGTGCTCGAGAAAGCCGGCATGAAGAACCAGAAATACCTCATCGGCACGATGATCGAGATCCCGCGTGCCGCTCTCACCGCCGACAGGGTGGCGCAGGAAGCCGAATTCTTCAGCTTCGGCACCAACGACCTGACGCAGACCACGCTCGGCCTGTCCCGCGACGACTACACGAAGTTCTCGAAGGACTACGAAGAGAAGAAGATCTTCAAGGCCGATCCGTTTGCGGTCATCGACCGCGAGGGCGTCGGCAAGCTGATCCAGATGGCCGTCGAGCAGGGCCGCAAGACCCGTCCCGACCTCGAGGTCGGCATCTGCGGCGAGCACGGCGGCGAGCCGAGCTCGGTGGAGTTCTGCTACAACATCGGCATGGATTACGTCTCCTGCTCGCCCTACCGCGTCCCGATCGCGCGGCTGGCGGCAGCGCAGGCGGCGATCGCGAAGGAATCGGGCCTGGCGGGCGAAACCAGCCGCACGGCCTGA
- the flgI gene encoding flagellar P-ring protein, with protein sequence MHRPQAQMTAARLAGALLALMLLLLPPAQAAVRVKEIASLEGVRDNQLIGYGLVVGLNGTGDKRQTFFSAQTLANLLDRMGVQVPPQAMLVRNTAAVLVTANLPPFAQPGTRLDVIVAAVGDATNLQGGLLLLTPLKASSGDVYAVAQGPVLTAGFVARGGAGNTATLNHPTTGRVPGGAIVERAPPSAVPGDRLRLQLRQADFTTASRLAETINRRFTGAARCENAALVEVAIPPDFAGRPIEFMAAIESLTLETDAVQKIVINERTGTITAGRDIRIRPVAILHGALSIEIRTTFDVSQPAPLSAGQTTVAPEVQVGVREEQAKHIQLRPEATVDDLARALTAIGATARDIIAILQNLKAAGALDAAIEVI encoded by the coding sequence ATGCACCGCCCGCAGGCGCAGATGACCGCCGCCAGGCTCGCGGGCGCGCTGCTCGCCCTGATGCTTCTCCTGCTTCCGCCCGCGCAGGCGGCGGTCCGCGTCAAAGAAATCGCCTCGCTCGAGGGCGTGCGGGACAACCAGCTGATCGGCTATGGGCTGGTTGTCGGGCTCAACGGCACGGGGGACAAGAGGCAGACGTTCTTTTCGGCCCAGACGCTGGCGAACCTGCTGGACCGCATGGGCGTGCAGGTGCCGCCCCAGGCGATGCTCGTCCGCAACACAGCCGCTGTGCTGGTGACGGCCAATCTGCCGCCCTTCGCGCAGCCCGGCACGCGGCTGGATGTGATCGTGGCGGCTGTCGGCGACGCCACCAACCTGCAGGGAGGGCTGCTTCTTCTGACGCCCCTCAAGGCGTCCTCCGGCGACGTGTACGCCGTGGCCCAGGGGCCAGTGCTGACCGCCGGCTTCGTCGCCCGGGGCGGGGCAGGCAACACGGCCACGCTTAACCACCCGACGACAGGCCGGGTACCGGGCGGCGCCATTGTCGAACGCGCCCCCCCATCGGCGGTGCCGGGCGACCGTCTCCGGCTGCAGCTCCGGCAGGCCGATTTCACGACCGCCTCCCGGCTGGCCGAAACCATCAACCGGCGTTTCACCGGCGCGGCCCGCTGCGAGAATGCAGCGCTCGTGGAGGTTGCCATCCCCCCGGACTTCGCCGGACGGCCCATCGAGTTCATGGCCGCCATCGAGTCGCTGACGCTCGAAACCGACGCGGTGCAGAAGATCGTCATCAACGAACGCACGGGAACCATCACAGCCGGCCGGGACATCCGCATTCGCCCTGTCGCGATTCTGCACGGCGCTCTGAGCATCGAGATCCGCACCACGTTTGACGTCAGCCAGCCAGCGCCGTTGTCGGCAGGGCAGACCACGGTCGCTCCCGAAGTCCAGGTGGGCGTCCGTGAAGAACAGGCCAAACACATCCAGCTCCGGCCGGAGGCCACCGTGGACGACCTGGCGCGCGCGCTCACAGCCATCGGCGCCACCGCGCGGGACATCATCGCCATCCTGCAGAATCTGAAGGCCGCGGGAGCGCTGGATGCGGCGATCGAGGTCATCTGA
- the flgG2 gene encoding flagellar basal body rod protein FlgG: MIRALYSAASGMDAQQTNVDNIAHNLANAGTVGFKARRAQFQDLLYQTVLQPGAAAGAQTVVPSGLQLGLGTRVVSNSISFAQGSFSSTGNPLDLVIEGRGFFQVRRPTGEIAYTRAGQFHLDRDGNLVTALGDALEPQITIPPEAQSITIGADGTVSYTLPGQAAAQLAGQIQLANFANPAGLNSIGRNLYLPTDASGEPTVGNPGGQEGLGTLLQGYVEQSNVSVVEEFVNLIMSQRAYEANSKVVRAADEMYQQVNNMTR; the protein is encoded by the coding sequence ATGATTCGAGCCCTGTACAGCGCTGCCAGCGGCATGGATGCCCAGCAGACGAACGTCGACAACATCGCCCACAATCTGGCCAACGCCGGCACGGTGGGTTTCAAGGCGCGCCGGGCCCAGTTTCAGGATCTGCTCTATCAAACAGTTCTCCAGCCCGGCGCTGCTGCCGGCGCGCAGACGGTTGTGCCCAGCGGCCTGCAGCTCGGCCTGGGGACGCGGGTCGTCTCTAACAGCATCTCTTTCGCGCAAGGCAGCTTCTCCTCCACTGGCAATCCGCTTGACCTCGTCATTGAAGGACGGGGGTTCTTCCAGGTGCGCCGTCCGACCGGCGAGATCGCCTACACGCGCGCGGGCCAGTTCCACCTGGACAGGGACGGCAATCTCGTCACCGCCCTGGGCGACGCGCTGGAGCCGCAGATCACCATTCCGCCCGAGGCCCAGAGCATCACGATCGGGGCGGACGGGACGGTCAGCTACACGCTGCCAGGACAGGCGGCTGCGCAGCTGGCGGGCCAGATTCAGCTGGCCAACTTCGCAAATCCCGCCGGCCTGAACAGCATCGGCCGCAATCTGTATCTGCCGACGGACGCCAGCGGCGAGCCCACGGTTGGCAATCCCGGCGGGCAGGAAGGACTCGGCACGCTTCTGCAAGGTTATGTCGAGCAGTCCAACGTCAGCGTCGTCGAGGAGTTCGTGAATCTCATCATGAGCCAGAGGGCGTATGAGGCCAACAGCAAAGTGGTTCGGGCGGCCGATGAAATGTACCAGCAGGTGAACAACATGACCCGTTAG
- a CDS encoding flagellar basal-body rod protein FlgF, with translation MDALTSTAAAGLRARLEALDLLANNLANAATPGFKADWEVYSLYLGEESREAGLSGTGYEQISAPVLERHRTDPRQGVLVETRNPADLALSGEGYFLLDSAEGALLTRAGRIRVAQDGRLVSPEGYEYITVEPRRIRANPARPVEVDKDGQVWQDGAPLGRLRLVGADLDQTLRREGLYFVLDKSSLPALKPADAVVHQGKVESSNVSPAGSGVRLIQVLRQFEALQKAIQIGGEMGRRSAEEVARVNP, from the coding sequence ATGGATGCGCTCACTTCGACGGCGGCTGCAGGCCTGAGAGCCCGGCTCGAGGCGCTGGATCTGCTGGCAAACAACCTCGCCAACGCAGCCACGCCGGGTTTCAAGGCCGACTGGGAAGTCTACTCGCTGTACCTGGGAGAAGAGAGCCGGGAAGCTGGCCTTTCCGGTACCGGTTATGAACAGATCTCCGCGCCCGTTCTGGAGCGCCACAGGACCGATCCCCGTCAGGGCGTTCTTGTCGAGACCCGCAACCCTGCGGACCTCGCGCTGTCCGGCGAGGGCTACTTTCTGCTCGACTCGGCCGAAGGAGCGCTTCTCACGCGCGCGGGAAGGATCCGCGTCGCTCAGGACGGCCGGCTTGTCAGTCCCGAGGGATATGAATACATCACAGTCGAGCCTCGCCGCATCCGCGCCAATCCGGCCCGCCCGGTGGAGGTCGACAAAGACGGCCAGGTCTGGCAGGACGGCGCTCCTCTGGGCCGGCTTCGTCTGGTCGGCGCCGATCTCGACCAGACGCTCCGCCGCGAAGGCCTGTACTTCGTGCTGGACAAGTCGTCGCTACCGGCTCTGAAGCCGGCCGACGCCGTGGTGCACCAGGGGAAAGTGGAATCGTCGAATGTCTCCCCGGCCGGCTCGGGGGTGCGCCTGATTCAGGTTCTTCGGCAGTTCGAGGCCCTGCAGAAGGCGATCCAGATCGGCGGCGAGATGGGGCGCCGCTCGGCGGAGGAAGTCGCGCGGGTGAACCCGTGA
- the flgE gene encoding flagellar hook protein FlgE, producing the protein MFTSFSTALSALGAHTTAVDVVGNNLANLNTPGYKSSVVVFSDLVTQSLGAGLGETQVGFGVARPVTIRQFSQGAIQASSGPLDVAIQGDGFLVVKDPITSATLYTRGGNLQVNKMGQLVTATGFRLQGWNETNGVLDTTQPVTDVIVPVGSLRAPSPTRNVSFDLNLDASATAGPPPTTFSTSIEVFDSLGGSHTISVRFEKTANPGEWTYSLIFPDSDLLSPPFTPVTGTLQFDAQGRLTSPTATDPMPQMTVTGLANGAADLEITWQLFNGSAPRLTQYSQPSAVAANSQDGHPAAQLIRVGIGDGGRVLAQYSNGEQVAVGQLAMASVRNPESMIAVGNSNFQLSARSALPAIGLPGTGGRGQIIGGAVEFSTVDIAREFTNLIVLQRGYQANARVVTAVDEISQETINLKR; encoded by the coding sequence ATGTTCACTTCCTTTTCGACAGCTCTCAGCGCACTGGGAGCGCATACGACGGCGGTGGATGTCGTCGGAAACAATCTGGCCAATCTGAATACGCCGGGGTACAAATCGAGCGTGGTTGTGTTCAGCGACCTGGTCACCCAGTCGCTCGGGGCCGGGCTGGGCGAGACGCAGGTCGGCTTCGGCGTGGCGCGCCCGGTGACGATCCGCCAGTTTTCGCAGGGGGCGATCCAGGCGAGCTCGGGGCCGCTCGATGTGGCGATCCAGGGCGACGGATTCCTCGTGGTCAAAGACCCGATCACCAGTGCAACGCTCTACACGCGGGGCGGCAACCTGCAGGTGAACAAGATGGGACAGCTGGTCACGGCGACGGGGTTCCGCCTGCAAGGGTGGAATGAAACCAACGGCGTTCTGGACACGACGCAGCCTGTGACCGATGTCATCGTCCCCGTGGGCTCCCTGCGGGCGCCGTCGCCGACGCGCAACGTCTCCTTCGACCTGAATCTGGATGCATCCGCGACTGCGGGTCCGCCGCCGACGACGTTTTCGACTTCCATCGAGGTCTTCGATTCGCTCGGCGGCTCGCACACGATCTCCGTCCGGTTTGAGAAGACGGCCAACCCGGGCGAGTGGACCTACTCGCTGATCTTCCCGGATTCCGACCTTCTCTCGCCGCCGTTCACGCCTGTCACGGGAACTTTGCAATTCGATGCGCAGGGGCGGTTGACTTCTCCGACGGCCACGGATCCGATGCCGCAGATGACCGTGACCGGCCTGGCCAACGGGGCGGCCGATCTGGAAATCACCTGGCAGCTGTTTAACGGGTCGGCGCCGAGGCTGACCCAGTACTCGCAGCCGTCAGCGGTCGCGGCCAACTCCCAGGACGGCCACCCGGCCGCTCAGCTGATCCGGGTGGGCATCGGAGATGGCGGACGCGTGCTGGCGCAGTATTCCAACGGAGAGCAGGTGGCCGTCGGGCAACTCGCCATGGCGAGCGTCAGAAATCCGGAGTCGATGATCGCCGTCGGCAACAGCAATTTCCAGCTGAGCGCCCGGTCGGCGCTGCCTGCCATCGGTCTTCCGGGCACTGGCGGGCGCGGGCAGATTATCGGGGGCGCCGTCGAGTTTTCGACTGTGGACATCGCCCGCGAATTCACCAACCTGATCGTGCTGCAGAGGGGCTACCAGGCGAACGCCCGCGTCGTCACAGCCGTCGACGAGATCAGCCAGGAGACGATCAACCTCAAGCGGTAG
- the fliP gene encoding flagellar biosynthetic protein FliP: protein MKRYRLLLFFILIAVQAAAAPAGSSTGRGPAGPAEAMSAPLQIVLLLTGLTLLPAVLVSLTPFLRISLVLHFLRQALGTQTAPSNQVLAGLALFLSLLFVQPVAQSAYEQGWKPFEAGQLDSRQAWEQGTRPVKDFLLRFTREKDLALMVEITKSPAPASPRDLELTVVAPAYILSELRRGFQIGAVLFLPFLVIDLVVASLTLSIGMVQLPPVMISAPLKILLFVLADGWNLLVGSLMRSFG from the coding sequence ATGAAGCGCTACCGCCTCCTCCTGTTCTTCATCCTGATTGCAGTGCAGGCTGCCGCCGCTCCGGCTGGTTCGTCTACCGGACGAGGGCCCGCCGGACCGGCGGAGGCCATGAGCGCTCCGCTGCAGATCGTTCTGCTGCTCACAGGCCTGACGCTGCTGCCCGCGGTCCTCGTTTCGCTGACGCCGTTCCTGCGCATCAGCCTCGTGCTGCATTTCCTCCGGCAGGCGCTCGGGACCCAGACGGCGCCTTCGAACCAGGTGCTCGCGGGCCTCGCCCTGTTCCTGTCGCTGCTCTTTGTCCAGCCCGTCGCGCAGAGCGCGTACGAGCAGGGCTGGAAGCCCTTTGAGGCGGGGCAGCTCGACAGCCGCCAGGCATGGGAGCAGGGGACGCGCCCGGTGAAAGATTTCCTGCTGCGGTTCACCCGGGAGAAAGACCTCGCGCTGATGGTGGAGATCACGAAATCGCCTGCACCAGCCAGCCCCAGGGATCTGGAACTGACAGTCGTGGCCCCCGCCTACATCCTCTCGGAGCTGCGGCGCGGATTCCAGATCGGCGCCGTCCTGTTCCTGCCTTTTCTGGTCATCGACCTTGTCGTGGCCTCGCTGACGCTTTCGATCGGCATGGTTCAGCTGCCGCCGGTCATGATCTCGGCGCCGTTGAAGATCCTGCTGTTTGTCCTGGCCGATGGCTGGAACCTGCTGGTCGGCTCGCTGATGAGGAGTTTCGGATGA
- the fliQ gene encoding flagellar biosynthesis protein FliQ, with protein sequence MNAAAVADLLRQTLMAAFWLALPLLAIGFLAGIVISLIQIVTSFQDPAFGGALRLAAFLAGLLLALPWMIARMVDFTILLFRDLSRYVG encoded by the coding sequence ATGAATGCAGCTGCCGTCGCGGACCTGTTGCGCCAGACCCTGATGGCCGCCTTCTGGCTCGCGCTGCCCCTGCTGGCCATCGGGTTTCTGGCGGGCATTGTCATCAGCCTCATCCAGATCGTGACCAGCTTCCAGGATCCCGCCTTCGGCGGCGCTCTGCGTCTGGCCGCCTTTCTGGCAGGCTTGCTGCTCGCCCTGCCGTGGATGATTGCGCGGATGGTGGACTTCACGATTCTCCTGTTCCGGGATCTGAGCCGTTATGTGGGGTGA